In one Rhodococcus sp. B50 genomic region, the following are encoded:
- a CDS encoding YraN family protein — MQGRNRTGHNRNLGARGEDLAAEYLEATGMVVLERNWRSRYGELDLIARDGATVVFVEVKTRTGTGYGTPAEAVTSAKAERIRRLAGLWLSEQTRRWSHIRVDVVTVLLARGRAPEITHRKQVL; from the coding sequence ATGCAGGGGAGAAACAGGACAGGACACAACCGGAATCTGGGCGCGCGAGGTGAGGACCTCGCCGCGGAATACCTCGAAGCGACCGGCATGGTCGTGCTCGAACGGAACTGGCGCAGCCGTTACGGCGAACTCGATCTGATCGCGCGGGACGGAGCGACCGTCGTCTTCGTCGAGGTCAAGACCCGCACGGGCACCGGTTACGGCACCCCGGCCGAAGCGGTGACGTCGGCGAAGGCCGAACGTATCCGCCGCCTCGCCGGACTGTGGCTGTCGGAGCAGACGCGCCGCTGGTCGCACATCCGTGTCGACGTGGTGACCGTGCTGCTCGCGCGGGGCCGGGCGCCCGAGATCACCCACCGCAAGCAGGTCCTCTGA
- a CDS encoding DUF2469 domain-containing protein — MSAEDLEKYETEMELSLYREYRDIVGQFAYVVETERRFYLANAVELLPHNANGEVYFEVRMSDAWVWDMYRPARFVKHVRVITFKDVNIEELDKPELRLPDKLG, encoded by the coding sequence ATGAGTGCCGAGGATCTCGAGAAGTACGAAACCGAGATGGAACTCTCGCTGTACAGGGAGTACCGGGACATCGTCGGTCAATTCGCGTACGTCGTGGAGACCGAGCGCCGGTTCTACCTGGCGAACGCCGTCGAACTGCTGCCGCACAACGCCAACGGCGAGGTGTACTTCGAAGTGCGCATGTCCGACGCCTGGGTGTGGGACATGTACCGTCCCGCACGCTTCGTCAAGCACGTCCGCGTGATCACGTTCAAGGACGTCAACATCGAAGAGCTCGACAAGCCCGAACTGAGGCTGCCCGACAAGCTGGGCTGA
- the lepB gene encoding signal peptidase I has protein sequence MNRNDVRGSARSDRADGAHHRREDPAANDTAPKAKKQKSFWRELPILVVVALALSFLLQTFVARVYLIPSESMEPTLHGCPGCTGDRIVVEKVGYRFTDPRPGDVIVFEGPDSWSAGYVSTRSDNVVVRGLQEVGSLVGVVPPDENDLVKRVIAIGGQTVECCDDQGRVLVDGVPLDEPYVTMDFPFTPGVVTCETEVPSGRCFGPVTVPDGHVWVMGDNRSNSADSRYHVGDEHQGAIPLENVIGKARFIVLPPGRWGLIESPEILPS, from the coding sequence GTGAACCGCAACGACGTTCGAGGTTCGGCTCGGAGCGATCGAGCCGACGGTGCACACCACCGGCGCGAGGACCCCGCAGCGAACGACACCGCCCCGAAGGCGAAGAAGCAGAAGTCGTTCTGGCGTGAGCTTCCGATCCTCGTCGTCGTCGCACTGGCCCTGAGCTTCCTGTTGCAGACCTTCGTGGCGAGGGTCTACCTCATTCCGTCGGAATCGATGGAGCCGACACTGCACGGCTGCCCGGGCTGCACCGGCGACCGTATCGTCGTCGAGAAGGTGGGATACCGCTTCACCGATCCCCGGCCCGGCGACGTCATCGTCTTCGAGGGGCCCGACTCGTGGTCGGCAGGCTACGTCTCCACTCGTTCCGACAACGTCGTCGTGCGGGGACTGCAGGAGGTCGGCTCGCTCGTGGGTGTCGTCCCCCCGGACGAGAACGATCTCGTCAAGCGCGTGATCGCGATCGGTGGTCAGACGGTGGAATGCTGCGACGACCAGGGGCGCGTCCTCGTCGACGGGGTGCCGCTCGACGAGCCGTACGTGACGATGGACTTCCCGTTCACACCGGGTGTCGTCACCTGCGAGACCGAGGTGCCCTCCGGGCGGTGCTTCGGACCCGTCACCGTTCCCGACGGACACGTCTGGGTGATGGGCGACAACCGGAGCAACTCCGCCGACTCCCGCTACCACGTGGGCGACGAGCATCAAGGCGCCATCCCGCTGGAGAATGTCATCGGCAAAGCCCGCTTCATCGTGCTGCCTCCCGGCCGATGGGGCCTGATCGAATCACCGGAGATCCTGCCCTCGTGA
- a CDS encoding Tex family protein, with protein MTTQLDTVNRRIAQELDVREDQVAAAVGLLDGGATVPFVARYRKEATGGLDDAQLRTLEERLRYLRELDERRTAILESIETQGKLDDTLRGQIMLADTKARLEDIYLPFKPKRRTKAQIAREAGHEPVADALIGDPATDPAGYTPEQLDGARAILVERFAEDADLVGELREAMWTRGKVTSTVRSGKENDGAKFSDYFEFSEPFTQLPSHRILALLRGEKEEVLSLSLDPEVDEPVPGERSYYEGRIATRFGIADQGRPADKWLLDTVRWAWRTKLQMSLALDIRMRLRQSAEKDAVDVFAANLKDLLLAAPAGTRPTMGLDPGYRTGTKVAVVDATGKVVDHTTIYPHQPHNKRDEALAVLAALVARHGVELIAIGNGTASRETDALATELVSLTKVPGLTKIVVSEAGASVYSASEYATKELPDLDVSIRGAVSIARRLQDPLAELVKIDPKSIGVGQYQHDVSETMLARSLGAVVEDAVNAVGVDVNTASVPLLSRVSGITGSLAESIVAYRDQHGPFRARTALKDVPRLGPKAFEQCAGFLRIPSGDDPLDASAVHPEAYPVVRRIVDRTGSSVRELLGNSATLRKLRADEFADDRFGVPTVTDIISELEKPGRDPRPEFKTATFAAGVEKVAHLKPGMVLEGVVTNVAAFGAFVDVGVHQDGLVHVSAMSRSFVKDPHDIVRSGEVVKVKVLEVDVARQRIGLTLRLDDEIPAPGDEKSGGQPRGGARRPANQGGGNQGGGRGRNGRGDGGRQGRGDDRRSAPAASGSMADALRRAGFGNN; from the coding sequence GTGACGACCCAACTCGACACCGTGAACCGGCGGATCGCCCAGGAACTCGACGTCCGCGAAGACCAGGTCGCTGCGGCCGTGGGTCTGCTCGACGGGGGTGCGACCGTGCCGTTCGTCGCGCGCTACCGCAAGGAGGCGACCGGCGGCCTCGACGACGCCCAGTTGCGGACCCTCGAGGAACGCCTCCGCTATCTGCGCGAACTCGACGAGCGCCGCACCGCGATCCTCGAATCGATCGAGACGCAGGGCAAGCTCGACGACACGCTGCGCGGACAGATCATGCTCGCCGATACCAAGGCTCGGCTCGAGGACATCTACCTGCCGTTCAAGCCGAAGCGGCGTACCAAGGCGCAGATCGCCCGTGAGGCCGGTCACGAACCCGTCGCCGACGCGCTCATCGGTGATCCCGCCACCGATCCCGCCGGGTACACGCCCGAGCAGCTCGACGGTGCGCGCGCCATCCTGGTCGAGCGTTTCGCCGAGGACGCCGACCTCGTCGGCGAACTGCGTGAGGCGATGTGGACGCGCGGCAAGGTGACCTCCACCGTGCGTTCCGGCAAGGAGAACGACGGCGCGAAGTTCTCCGACTACTTCGAGTTCTCCGAGCCGTTCACCCAGCTCCCCTCGCACCGCATCCTCGCGCTCCTGCGCGGAGAGAAGGAGGAAGTGCTCTCGCTGTCGCTCGATCCCGAGGTCGACGAACCCGTCCCCGGCGAGCGCAGCTACTACGAGGGACGGATCGCGACCCGCTTCGGCATCGCCGACCAGGGGCGGCCCGCCGACAAGTGGCTCCTCGACACCGTCCGGTGGGCATGGCGCACCAAGCTGCAGATGTCGCTCGCACTCGACATCCGGATGCGGCTGCGGCAGTCTGCCGAGAAGGACGCGGTCGACGTCTTCGCCGCGAACCTCAAGGACCTGTTGCTCGCCGCCCCGGCCGGCACCCGCCCGACGATGGGCCTCGACCCCGGTTACCGCACCGGGACGAAGGTCGCGGTCGTCGACGCGACCGGCAAGGTCGTCGACCACACCACCATCTACCCGCATCAGCCGCACAACAAGCGCGACGAGGCGCTCGCGGTGCTCGCTGCGCTGGTCGCGCGGCACGGTGTCGAACTGATCGCGATCGGCAATGGCACTGCGTCGCGTGAGACCGACGCTCTCGCAACCGAACTCGTCTCCCTGACGAAGGTGCCCGGGCTGACGAAGATCGTGGTGTCGGAGGCGGGCGCGTCCGTCTACTCGGCGTCGGAGTACGCCACCAAGGAACTCCCGGACCTCGACGTGTCCATCCGTGGTGCGGTGTCCATCGCGCGCCGCCTGCAGGACCCGCTTGCCGAACTCGTCAAGATCGATCCGAAGTCGATCGGCGTGGGCCAGTACCAGCACGACGTGTCCGAGACGATGCTCGCGCGGTCGCTCGGCGCGGTGGTCGAGGACGCGGTGAACGCCGTCGGCGTCGACGTCAACACGGCATCGGTTCCGCTGCTGTCCCGCGTCTCCGGCATCACGGGTTCCCTGGCGGAGAGCATCGTCGCCTACCGCGACCAGCACGGTCCGTTCCGTGCGCGGACCGCGCTGAAGGACGTTCCGCGTCTCGGCCCCAAGGCCTTCGAGCAGTGCGCGGGCTTCCTGCGCATCCCCAGCGGGGACGATCCGCTCGACGCGTCCGCGGTGCACCCCGAGGCGTACCCCGTGGTGCGCCGGATCGTCGACCGGACCGGCAGCAGCGTCCGCGAACTCCTCGGCAACTCCGCCACCCTGCGGAAGCTGCGGGCGGACGAGTTCGCCGACGACCGGTTCGGTGTCCCGACTGTCACCGACATCATCTCCGAACTCGAGAAGCCCGGCCGCGACCCGCGTCCCGAGTTCAAGACCGCGACCTTCGCCGCCGGTGTCGAGAAGGTCGCCCACCTGAAGCCGGGCATGGTCCTCGAGGGCGTGGTCACCAATGTCGCGGCGTTCGGCGCGTTCGTCGACGTCGGAGTGCACCAGGACGGCCTCGTCCATGTGTCCGCGATGTCGCGCAGCTTCGTGAAGGATCCGCACGACATCGTCCGATCCGGCGAGGTCGTCAAGGTGAAGGTCCTCGAGGTCGACGTCGCCCGTCAGCGCATCGGTCTGACACTGCGACTCGACGACGAGATCCCCGCGCCGGGCGACGAGAAATCCGGAGGTCAGCCGCGCGGAGGCGCTCGGCGGCCGGCGAACCAGGGCGGCGGGAATCAGGGCGGCGGACGGGGCCGGAACGGTCGGGGCGACGGAGGCCGGCAGGGTCGGGGCGACGACCGACGCTCGGCGCCGGCCGCGTCCGGGTCGATGGCCGACGCGCTGCGACGCGCCGGTTTCGGCAACAACTGA
- the rplS gene encoding 50S ribosomal protein L19 produces the protein MNTLDFLDAKSLRDDIPDFRPGDTLDVHVKVIEGSKERVQVFKGVVIRRQGGGVRETFTVRKVSFGVGVERTFPVHSPNLAKIDVLTRGDVRRAKLYYLRELRGKAAKIKEKR, from the coding sequence ATGAACACCCTGGACTTTCTGGACGCCAAGTCGCTGCGCGATGACATCCCGGACTTCCGTCCCGGCGACACTCTCGATGTGCACGTCAAGGTCATCGAGGGCAGCAAGGAGCGCGTGCAGGTCTTCAAGGGCGTCGTGATCCGGCGTCAGGGCGGCGGCGTCCGCGAGACCTTCACCGTCCGTAAGGTTTCCTTCGGCGTGGGCGTGGAGCGCACCTTCCCGGTGCACAGCCCCAACCTCGCCAAGATCGACGTGCTGACCCGTGGCGACGTCCGTCGCGCGAAGCTCTACTACCTGCGTGAGCTGCGCGGCAAGGCTGCCAAGATCAAGGAGAAGCGCTGA
- a CDS encoding ribonuclease HII, with protein sequence MTAWPPRPVIRRSSGLRTMESALVRCGLGPVAGVDEAGRGACAGPLVVAACVLGDRPHAALDRLDDSKKLTERTREELYSVIVRRAPAWSVVVIPATEVDAIGVHVANIEGMRRAVAGLSTPPGYVLTDGFRVPGLPAPSLPVIGGDAAAACIAAASVLAKVTRDRMMVELDREAPEYGFAVHKGYSTPTHMAALAEHGPSPHHRRSWANVRSVCGVPAVRRRLFTDDVRRRLFTDDVRRRLFTDEADAG encoded by the coding sequence GTGACTGCCTGGCCACCTCGACCCGTGATCCGTCGATCCTCGGGACTGCGCACGATGGAGTCCGCGCTCGTGCGCTGCGGTCTCGGTCCGGTCGCCGGGGTCGACGAAGCCGGCCGCGGGGCCTGCGCGGGTCCGCTCGTCGTCGCCGCCTGTGTGCTCGGCGATCGCCCACACGCAGCTCTCGACCGGCTCGACGACTCCAAGAAGCTCACCGAACGCACGCGCGAGGAGCTGTACTCGGTCATCGTGCGACGCGCACCGGCGTGGAGCGTGGTGGTGATCCCGGCGACGGAAGTCGACGCGATCGGCGTTCACGTCGCGAACATCGAGGGCATGCGGCGGGCGGTCGCAGGCCTGTCGACCCCGCCCGGCTACGTGCTCACCGACGGCTTCCGAGTGCCCGGACTGCCCGCTCCGTCCTTGCCGGTCATCGGGGGCGATGCGGCGGCCGCGTGCATCGCGGCGGCCAGCGTCCTGGCGAAGGTCACACGAGATCGCATGATGGTCGAACTCGACCGCGAGGCACCGGAGTACGGTTTCGCAGTACACAAGGGCTACAGCACGCCGACGCACATGGCAGCGTTGGCCGAGCACGGCCCGTCACCGCATCACCGGCGGTCGTGGGCCAATGTGCGCTCGGTGTGCGGAGTGCCCGCTGTGAGGCGTCGATTGTTCACCGACGACGTGAGGCGTCGATTGTTCACCGACGACGTGAGGCGTCGATTGTTCACCGACGAGGCAGATGCGGGATGA
- a CDS encoding YifB family Mg chelatase-like AAA ATPase: MALGRAWSVAVSGIDGQVVEIEADIGRGLPGVTMVGLPDTALQESRDRVRAAVSNSGAKWPDSKVVLALSPATLPKVGSVYDLGLACAVLDAADVVPAEAVSRTVLLGELALDGRVRPVRGVLPAVLTAKKHGWSRVVVPTATMTEAALVDGIDVYGAETLRELVLWLQGDGPLERPDPRALPPRAVRGDLSEVVGQHEARRAIEVAAAGAHHLMLTGPPGIGKTMLAQRLPGILPDLSETHALEVTAIHSVAGTLTSDRPLVTEPPFIAPHHTASVSSLIGGGTGMAKPGAVSRAHRGVLFLDEVAEMGTKTLEVLRTPLEDGEVRIARRDGVARYPARFQLILAANPCPCAPPRDADCVCAPTARRRYLGRLSGPLLDRVDLRVRMQAVATSALMGETGESTDEVRARVERARAAARERWAEYGWATNAEVPGPALRQKFRLPRAALEPVEWALRKGAITARGADRALRVAWTLSDLEGSDSPSATHVAAALDFRDRGVA; encoded by the coding sequence ATGGCGCTCGGACGCGCCTGGTCGGTTGCGGTCTCCGGAATCGACGGACAGGTCGTGGAGATCGAAGCCGACATCGGGCGAGGTCTGCCCGGTGTGACGATGGTCGGGCTCCCCGACACCGCGCTTCAGGAATCGCGCGACCGGGTGCGCGCCGCCGTGTCGAACTCCGGGGCCAAGTGGCCGGATTCGAAGGTCGTCCTCGCGCTGTCGCCGGCCACCCTGCCGAAGGTCGGCAGTGTCTACGATCTCGGGCTGGCGTGCGCGGTACTCGACGCAGCGGATGTCGTGCCGGCCGAGGCCGTCTCCCGGACGGTGCTGCTCGGGGAGCTCGCGCTCGACGGCCGGGTCCGCCCGGTGCGCGGTGTGCTGCCCGCCGTGCTCACCGCGAAGAAACACGGCTGGTCGCGCGTGGTGGTGCCGACCGCGACGATGACCGAAGCGGCGCTCGTCGACGGCATCGACGTCTACGGCGCGGAGACGCTGCGCGAGCTGGTGTTGTGGCTCCAGGGTGACGGTCCGCTCGAACGACCCGATCCGCGTGCCCTGCCGCCGCGTGCGGTGCGCGGCGATCTCAGCGAGGTGGTCGGCCAGCACGAGGCGCGCCGCGCGATCGAGGTCGCCGCGGCCGGGGCGCATCACCTGATGCTGACCGGCCCGCCGGGGATCGGGAAAACGATGCTCGCACAGCGTCTTCCGGGGATCCTGCCGGACCTGAGCGAGACTCATGCCCTCGAAGTGACGGCGATCCATTCGGTGGCGGGCACCCTCACCAGCGATCGTCCTCTGGTGACCGAACCACCGTTCATCGCACCGCATCACACGGCGTCGGTGAGTTCCCTGATCGGAGGTGGAACGGGAATGGCGAAACCCGGCGCCGTGAGCAGGGCGCACCGCGGCGTGCTCTTCCTCGACGAGGTCGCCGAGATGGGCACGAAGACCCTCGAAGTGCTGCGGACACCGCTCGAGGACGGGGAAGTGCGCATCGCCCGGCGTGACGGCGTCGCGCGGTATCCGGCCCGTTTCCAGCTGATTCTCGCGGCCAACCCCTGCCCGTGCGCACCTCCACGCGACGCCGACTGTGTGTGCGCACCGACCGCGCGCCGCCGCTATCTCGGACGACTGTCCGGTCCCCTCCTCGACCGCGTCGACCTGCGCGTCCGGATGCAGGCCGTCGCGACGAGCGCACTGATGGGGGAGACGGGCGAGAGCACCGACGAGGTGCGGGCGCGCGTCGAGCGGGCGAGAGCTGCGGCGCGCGAGCGGTGGGCCGAATACGGCTGGGCCACCAACGCCGAGGTTCCCGGTCCGGCCCTCCGTCAGAAGTTCCGGCTCCCGCGTGCCGCGCTCGAACCTGTCGAATGGGCGCTACGCAAGGGGGCGATCACCGCTCGCGGAGCGGATCGGGCACTGCGGGTCGCGTGGACGCTGAGCGATCTCGAGGGTTCGGATTCGCCGTCGGCGACGCATGTCGCCGCCGCACTCGACTTCCGGGATCGAGGTGTCGCGTGA